In Thioalkalivibrio paradoxus ARh 1, the following are encoded in one genomic region:
- a CDS encoding AbrB/MazE/SpoVT family DNA-binding domain-containing protein produces the protein MTATATLSSKFQISVPKAVREELHWEAGQEFVFIPKGKGVLVMPVPEMAQLAGIAKGARTDDFRDRKDRY, from the coding sequence ATGACCGCTACCGCCACCTTGTCGAGCAAATTCCAGATTTCCGTACCCAAGGCCGTGCGTGAAGAGCTGCACTGGGAAGCCGGGCAGGAGTTCGTGTTCATTCCCAAGGGCAAGGGCGTGTTGGTCATGCCCGTGCCCGAGATGGCGCAGTTGGCCGGCATCGCCAAGGGCGCCCGCACCGACGATTTCCGGGACCGCAAGGATCGCTACTGA
- a CDS encoding DUF1328 domain-containing protein, giving the protein MFSWALIFLIVAIIAGVLGLGGIAGTATNIAWILFIVGLVLAVVSVIAGRGSRF; this is encoded by the coding sequence ATGTTTTCCTGGGCCCTGATCTTCCTGATTGTCGCAATCATCGCCGGTGTGCTCGGGCTCGGTGGGATCGCCGGAACCGCGACCAACATCGCCTGGATTCTGTTCATCGTCGGCCTGGTGCTGGCAGTGGTGTCGGTGATCGCCGGCAGGGGCTCACGGTTCTGA
- the guaA gene encoding glutamine-hydrolyzing GMP synthase yields the protein MTQDVHAHRILVLDFGSQYTQLIARRVREAGVYSEIHPWDMDPGAMRAFGPSGIILSGGPESVHTEAPPVADPLVFELGVPVLGICYGMQTMAAQLGGRVEPSTHREFGFAQVRARGHTRLLTDIEDHTTPEGYGLLDVWMSHGDRVTELPPGFKLMCSTDSAPIAGMADEERGFYGVQFHPEVTHTRQGKRILSRFLHEICGCEDLWTPGNIIDDMIHRVREQVGSDHVILGLSGGVDSSVVGALLHKAIGDQLTCVFVDTGLLRLHEGDQVMATFARHMGVKVIRVDAEQRFLKALEGVADPERKRKIIGGHFIEVFDEEAGKIANARWLAQGTIYPDVIESAGSKTGKAQVIKSHHNVGGLPEQMKMGLVEPLRELFKDEVRKIGVELGLPTEMVYRHPFPGPGLGVRILGEVKKEYADLLRRADDIFIDELRRADLYDQVSQAFAVFLPVRSVGVMGDGRRYDYVIALRAVETIDFMTARWAHLPYEFLDLVSRRIINEIDGISRVTYDISGKPPATIEWE from the coding sequence ATGACCCAGGACGTACATGCGCACCGGATCCTGGTGCTGGACTTCGGTTCGCAGTACACGCAATTGATCGCTCGCCGGGTGCGCGAGGCCGGCGTGTATTCCGAGATCCACCCCTGGGACATGGACCCGGGGGCGATGCGCGCGTTCGGCCCTAGCGGCATCATCCTGTCGGGCGGGCCCGAGTCGGTGCACACCGAGGCCCCGCCCGTTGCCGACCCGCTGGTGTTCGAACTCGGCGTGCCGGTGCTCGGCATCTGCTACGGCATGCAGACGATGGCCGCGCAGCTGGGCGGCAGGGTCGAGCCGTCGACCCACCGCGAGTTCGGGTTCGCGCAGGTCCGTGCCCGCGGCCACACCCGGCTGCTGACCGACATCGAGGACCACACCACGCCCGAGGGCTACGGCCTGCTGGACGTCTGGATGTCGCATGGCGACCGGGTGACCGAGCTGCCGCCGGGCTTCAAATTGATGTGCTCGACCGACTCCGCGCCGATCGCCGGCATGGCCGACGAGGAACGTGGCTTCTACGGCGTCCAGTTCCACCCCGAAGTCACGCACACGCGCCAGGGCAAGCGGATTCTGTCGCGGTTCCTGCACGAGATCTGCGGCTGCGAGGACCTCTGGACCCCGGGCAACATCATCGACGACATGATCCACCGGGTACGCGAACAGGTCGGTTCGGACCACGTGATCCTCGGGCTGTCCGGCGGCGTGGATTCCTCGGTGGTCGGCGCGTTGCTGCACAAGGCCATCGGCGATCAGTTGACCTGCGTGTTCGTCGACACCGGCCTGCTGCGCCTGCACGAGGGCGACCAGGTGATGGCCACCTTCGCCCGGCACATGGGCGTGAAAGTGATCCGGGTCGACGCTGAGCAACGCTTCCTGAAGGCGCTGGAAGGGGTGGCCGATCCCGAGCGCAAGCGCAAGATCATCGGTGGGCATTTTATCGAAGTGTTCGACGAGGAGGCCGGGAAGATCGCCAATGCCCGCTGGCTGGCGCAGGGCACGATCTACCCGGACGTGATCGAGTCTGCCGGGTCGAAGACCGGCAAGGCGCAGGTGATCAAGTCGCATCACAACGTCGGCGGGTTGCCCGAGCAGATGAAAATGGGTCTGGTCGAGCCGCTGCGCGAGCTGTTCAAGGACGAGGTGCGCAAGATCGGCGTCGAGCTCGGCCTGCCGACCGAGATGGTCTATCGTCATCCGTTTCCGGGTCCAGGGCTCGGCGTGCGTATCCTCGGCGAAGTGAAGAAGGAATACGCCGACCTGCTGCGCCGCGCCGACGACATCTTCATCGACGAGCTGCGCCGGGCGGACCTGTACGACCAGGTCTCGCAGGCCTTCGCGGTGTTTCTGCCGGTACGCTCGGTCGGGGTGATGGGGGACGGCCGCCGTTACGACTACGTGATCGCGCTGCGCGCGGTCGAGACCATCGATTTCATGACTGCCCGTTGGGCGCACCTCCCCTACGAGTTCCTCGACCTCGTGTCCCGGCGCATCATCAACGAGATCGACGGCATCTCGCGCGTCACCTACGACATTTCCGGAAAGCCCCCCGCCACCATCGAGTGGGAATGA
- a CDS encoding type II toxin-antitoxin system VapC family toxin, which translates to MAAAPCVVDTSAWIEWLADTPLGKRLGRQFPDKPQWIVPTIVQLELSKWLVREVGEEKADQVIAYTQKCVVVPLDTFIALLAADLHREYKLATADAIVYATARRQGASLLTCDAHFEGLPDVALFAKTNDRD; encoded by the coding sequence ATGGCCGCCGCGCCGTGCGTGGTCGATACCTCCGCATGGATCGAATGGCTTGCCGACACCCCTCTGGGCAAGCGTCTCGGACGGCAGTTCCCGGACAAACCGCAATGGATCGTGCCGACCATCGTCCAGCTTGAGCTGTCGAAGTGGCTGGTGCGTGAAGTCGGCGAGGAAAAGGCCGACCAGGTGATCGCCTATACGCAGAAATGCGTTGTCGTTCCGCTGGACACCTTCATTGCGTTGCTCGCGGCCGATTTACACCGCGAATACAAGCTGGCCACGGCCGATGCGATCGTTTACGCGACAGCGCGGCGTCAGGGAGCCAGCTTGCTGACCTGCGATGCGCATTTCGAGGGGCTGCCTGACGTTGCGCTGTTCGCCAAGACCAATGATAGAGATTGA
- the sufU gene encoding Fe-S cluster assembly sulfur transfer protein SufU, whose translation MSDLDDLYQELILDHKRHPRNFREMPDATRAVDGHNPLCGDQLRLFVKLADGRVEDVSFVGVGCAISMASASMLTEAVKGRTVDEARHLFERVHELLTGDPAQADPAELGSLGALAGVHEYPMRVKCATLSWHTLDTALAGDEDSVTTE comes from the coding sequence ATGAGCGACCTCGACGACCTGTACCAGGAGCTGATCCTGGACCACAAGCGGCATCCGCGGAATTTCCGCGAGATGCCCGACGCCACCCGCGCAGTCGACGGCCACAATCCGCTTTGCGGCGACCAGTTGCGGCTGTTCGTGAAGCTCGCCGACGGACGCGTCGAGGACGTCAGTTTCGTCGGCGTCGGCTGCGCGATCTCGATGGCGTCGGCGTCCATGCTGACCGAAGCGGTCAAGGGCCGGACGGTGGACGAGGCGCGGCATTTGTTCGAACGGGTGCACGAGCTGCTCACCGGCGACCCGGCGCAGGCCGATCCCGCGGAGCTCGGCAGCCTCGGCGCGCTGGCCGGTGTGCACGAGTACCCGATGCGGGTCAAGTGCGCGACCCTGTCCTGGCATACGCTGGACACCGCGCTGGCCGGCGACGAGGATTCGGTCACCACCGAATAG
- a CDS encoding aminotransferase class V-fold PLP-dependent enzyme, whose product MLMAGPARMPDAWDVAAVRRDFPILERRVHGHPLAYLDNAATTQKPQAVLDALDHYYRHDNANVHRGVHALAERATVAFEAARESARRFLNAGSTREIVFVRGTTEAINLVASSFGGGFAEGDEVILTAMEHHANIVPWQLLRERTGIVLRVLPITPDGELDLDALPGLFSPRTRLLSVVHVSNALGTINPVRELVAAARAHDVPVLLDGAQAVPHLRVDVQALDCDFYAFSGHKLFGPTGIGVLYGRERLLEAMPPYQGGGEMIRTVSFEQTTYAGLPHRFEAGTPDIAGAIGLGRAIEYLEALDRDAAEAYEQRLLAYATECLTQVPGLRIIGQARDKVALISFVMDGVHPHDMGTILDRRGLAVRAGHHCAMPVMTWYGLPATSRASMAFYNTPEEIDRLAAALQYAREMLA is encoded by the coding sequence ATGCTGATGGCCGGACCAGCCCGGATGCCGGACGCCTGGGACGTGGCGGCGGTGCGCCGGGACTTCCCGATTCTCGAACGGCGGGTGCATGGGCACCCGCTCGCCTACCTCGACAACGCCGCCACGACCCAGAAGCCGCAGGCGGTGCTGGACGCGCTGGATCACTACTATCGCCACGACAACGCGAACGTGCACCGCGGGGTGCACGCGCTGGCCGAGCGCGCCACCGTCGCCTTCGAGGCCGCGCGGGAGTCCGCGCGCCGTTTCCTGAACGCGGGTTCCACGCGCGAGATCGTGTTCGTGCGCGGCACCACCGAGGCCATCAACCTGGTCGCCTCCAGTTTCGGCGGCGGGTTCGCGGAAGGCGACGAAGTGATCCTGACCGCGATGGAACACCACGCGAACATCGTGCCCTGGCAGCTGCTGCGCGAACGGACCGGCATCGTGCTGCGCGTGTTGCCGATCACTCCGGACGGGGAGCTGGATCTGGACGCGCTTCCCGGCCTGTTCAGTCCCCGTACCCGGCTGCTGTCGGTGGTCCATGTCTCCAACGCGCTCGGGACGATCAACCCGGTGCGGGAGCTTGTCGCCGCGGCCCGCGCGCACGACGTGCCGGTGTTGCTCGACGGAGCCCAGGCGGTGCCGCACCTGCGAGTCGACGTGCAGGCGCTGGACTGCGATTTCTACGCGTTTTCCGGGCACAAGCTGTTCGGGCCTACCGGGATCGGCGTGCTGTACGGCCGGGAGCGCCTGCTCGAGGCGATGCCTCCGTACCAGGGCGGTGGCGAGATGATCCGCACCGTGAGCTTCGAGCAGACCACCTATGCCGGGCTGCCGCACCGCTTCGAGGCCGGGACACCGGACATCGCCGGGGCCATCGGCCTGGGCCGCGCAATCGAGTACCTGGAGGCGTTGGACCGGGATGCCGCCGAGGCCTACGAACAGCGGCTGCTGGCATACGCGACCGAGTGCCTGACGCAGGTGCCCGGCCTGCGCATCATTGGCCAGGCGCGCGACAAGGTCGCGCTGATCTCCTTCGTGATGGACGGTGTGCACCCGCACGATATGGGCACGATCCTGGATCGCCGGGGGCTTGCGGTGCGGGCTGGCCACCACTGCGCGATGCCGGTGATGACCTGGTATGGCCTGCCCGCGACCTCCCGGGCCTCGATGGCGTTCTACAACACGCCAGAGGAGATCGACCGGCTCGCGGCGGCGCTGCAATATGCACGGGAGATGTTGGCATGA
- a CDS encoding DUF4126 domain-containing protein: MDGIGELGALSALLAGISLSAAAGLRVFLPVLALGLASRFGMLELGEQFAWLASDPLLLVVGIAALLEIGGYYIPLVDNLLDTLATPAAIGGGTVIVASLLPEMHGLLQWSSAALLGGGAAGIVQGTTVAARSVSTASTGGVGNPLVATAETGGSLIAIVLALLIPVVFGVLVIVALAWLAVRLVRWLRRRRAHQAVHQRR, encoded by the coding sequence ATGGACGGCATCGGTGAATTGGGCGCCCTTTCCGCGCTGCTGGCAGGGATCAGCCTGAGCGCGGCAGCCGGCCTGCGGGTATTCCTGCCCGTGCTGGCGCTGGGGCTGGCCTCGCGCTTCGGAATGCTGGAACTCGGCGAGCAGTTCGCGTGGCTGGCCTCCGACCCATTGCTGCTGGTGGTGGGGATCGCGGCATTGCTGGAGATCGGTGGGTATTACATTCCGCTGGTCGACAACCTGCTCGACACGCTCGCCACCCCTGCCGCAATCGGCGGCGGCACGGTGATCGTGGCATCCCTGCTGCCCGAGATGCACGGCTTGCTGCAATGGAGCTCGGCTGCACTGCTGGGTGGCGGGGCCGCGGGCATCGTGCAGGGAACAACCGTCGCGGCCCGTAGCGTGTCCACGGCCTCGACCGGCGGCGTTGGCAATCCCCTGGTCGCGACGGCCGAGACCGGCGGAAGCCTGATCGCGATCGTGCTGGCATTGCTGATCCCGGTAGTGTTCGGCGTGCTGGTGATCGTGGCCCTGGCCTGGCTGGCGGTCCGGCTGGTCCGGTGGTTGCGCCGGCGCCGGGCGCATCAGGCCGTGCATCAGCGGCGCTGA